From Humisphaera borealis, the proteins below share one genomic window:
- a CDS encoding helix-turn-helix domain-containing protein codes for MKITEKLRKASAGRNKADAGRSVGLPDTAISNYIASGSIPRADIALKLARALEIPLEWLVDDDQDWPPPTSSTQPGLSIVSDNDLLHELATRYRRDIVRFLETVEHAETIPWEVVAEELLQIPLEEGIPISLSDAAITIAGPGMDRVGLDFDLEYSVPKYAAVHHLELPGRNRKREDLDPVAILGKVRQSLLSNPFYRLVEKYMSLRAECYCEDPSVAHTRIAEFDAKRAELKDQLSKLKPRAIAGPKKQDLKASRKQRRK; via the coding sequence GTGAAGATCACGGAGAAACTTCGAAAGGCATCGGCGGGACGGAACAAGGCCGACGCTGGACGATCGGTAGGGTTGCCCGACACGGCAATCAGCAACTACATCGCGTCTGGCTCGATTCCCCGGGCCGACATCGCGCTCAAGCTAGCCCGCGCGTTAGAAATTCCACTTGAGTGGCTTGTCGACGACGATCAGGACTGGCCGCCGCCCACCAGCTCAACACAGCCGGGTTTGTCGATCGTCTCAGACAATGACCTGTTGCACGAACTGGCTACACGTTACAGGCGGGACATTGTTCGGTTTCTGGAGACAGTGGAGCATGCCGAGACAATCCCTTGGGAAGTCGTCGCAGAAGAACTCCTCCAAATCCCCCTGGAAGAAGGAATCCCGATCTCTCTGTCAGACGCTGCAATAACGATAGCCGGTCCAGGCATGGATCGAGTTGGATTGGACTTCGATCTTGAGTACAGCGTTCCAAAGTATGCGGCGGTTCACCATCTAGAACTGCCCGGTCGGAACCGAAAGCGAGAGGACTTAGACCCGGTCGCGATCTTGGGTAAAGTGCGGCAATCGCTCCTCAGTAATCCGTTCTACCGACTGGTCGAAAAGTACATGAGTCTTCGCGCTGAATGCTATTGCGAGGATCCATCTGTCGCCCACACCCGGATAGCGGAATTCGATGCCAAGCGTGCCGAGCTCAAAGACCAGCTTTCGAAGCTGAAGCCACGAGCGATCGCCGGACCGAAAAAACAAGACCTAAAGGCCTCGCGAAAGCAACGTCGAAAATGA
- a CDS encoding helix-turn-helix domain-containing protein, whose amino-acid sequence MADGNPTAFHLAGKQLRDLWQDLPPAYARKLSDHIRDASFEPLLAAYLADPENDQRFHAVTEAALPIAVYLAYREYKRHAWRWQNPSPDDVVQDAVVELIVSLRDWGCKTIANANRQGLFRYVAGRVAHAVRDGQRRGRPGAYATRRKLIMRRIRKRFVRVNGRLPTKEEAYEQLRALFSNPNIQIGDGGVDDMLKPSRCRTFSVLSMSASDDIHRDAHAVADERCPSPTRWIDASTDAVELAEAALDDEGREILRRTLAGESQASIGVWLGISEGTARKRVNAVLWQLRTRADLAESLGVKPAVQPSIKVGKTTLNRTRKKPGKRSKISGLEPQTLSEFHLAAMKPGATVRQLIDWLKVRGMTITRPAVSRYVANLKIETPSRRAG is encoded by the coding sequence ATGGCCGACGGCAACCCAACCGCATTCCACCTCGCCGGGAAGCAACTGCGCGACCTCTGGCAGGACCTTCCGCCCGCTTACGCGCGCAAGCTCTCCGATCACATTCGGGACGCTTCATTCGAGCCGCTCCTGGCGGCGTACCTGGCAGACCCCGAGAACGATCAGCGATTCCACGCCGTCACCGAAGCGGCCTTGCCGATAGCGGTCTACCTGGCCTACCGCGAGTACAAGCGCCACGCTTGGCGATGGCAGAACCCGTCGCCGGATGACGTGGTACAGGACGCCGTAGTTGAGCTGATCGTTTCGCTCCGCGACTGGGGTTGCAAAACCATCGCCAACGCCAACCGCCAGGGCCTCTTCCGATACGTCGCCGGGCGGGTTGCTCACGCGGTCCGCGACGGCCAGCGACGCGGACGCCCGGGCGCATACGCCACGCGACGCAAGCTCATCATGCGGCGGATTCGGAAGCGGTTTGTCCGCGTCAACGGAAGGCTGCCAACGAAGGAAGAGGCTTACGAGCAGCTTCGGGCGCTGTTCTCCAACCCCAACATCCAGATCGGCGACGGCGGCGTGGATGACATGCTGAAGCCGTCGCGCTGTCGCACGTTCAGCGTGCTGTCGATGTCGGCCAGCGATGACATCCACCGCGACGCACACGCCGTCGCCGACGAACGTTGCCCGTCACCAACCCGATGGATCGACGCCAGCACTGACGCGGTGGAGCTTGCCGAAGCCGCGTTGGACGACGAAGGGCGGGAGATTCTCCGCCGCACATTGGCCGGAGAAAGCCAGGCGTCGATCGGCGTATGGCTTGGCATCTCGGAAGGAACCGCCCGCAAACGCGTCAACGCTGTGCTGTGGCAGCTCCGGACCCGCGCTGACCTGGCCGAATCGCTTGGCGTGAAGCCCGCCGTGCAACCGAGCATAAAGGTCGGCAAAACGACACTGAATCGCACTCGGAAAAAGCCCGGCAAGCGGAGCAAGATTTCCGGGCTTGAGCCGCAGACGCTGAGCGAGTTTCACCTGGCGGCGATGAAGCCAGGAGCGACGGTCAGACAGTTGATCGACTGGCTGAAGGTTCGCGGAATGACGATCACCAGGCCCGCAGTGTCGCGATACGTGGCCAATCTCAAGATTGAGACGCCGTCGCGCCGAGCGGGATGA